A stretch of DNA from Hydra vulgaris chromosome 03, alternate assembly HydraT2T_AEP:
tgattgttaatttatttttattagcaaaGAGCgcattattttgaatttgaaatagGTTATTTTTAGACATGGAACAAACATTAAGCATGGGTATATTTGTGCTTATATCAAATTAGAATGCTTTGTAAAAAACTGCagtgattttgaaaaaaattgtcctAAAACCATTTTCCCCCACCCTCTTAACACCAAATAGGAGCCCAATAAATCATTGGACTTTTTCTTATGTTCTttctaaacttaatttttttagagtgCTTCCTACCCAGAATTATTTTGCATTATAGCTAGTGAAAATAATGAAGAAGTTAGAAACAAATGCTTTCTTGGTGGAGTACCAGCAACtgtaagttttaaacttttctgtgaaaactctattaaataataaaactgtttcCTTTACATGAAGATTTTAAATAGATCAAATTAGCTATAAAGTACTGTTGACGAAacttatgaatatatatatatatatatatatatatatatatatatatatatatatatatatatatatatatatatatatatatatatatatgtatatatatatatgtatatatatatatatatatatatatatatatatatatatatatatatatatatatatatatatatatatatgtaggggAAAGTCTGGTAGCCCCaaacacttataaaaaaaaatttaaataggtTTATAACATGGAAAAAATAGATTGTACACATGtgctaacagaaaacaaagtgtcaaaagtcttttttataactataaacatttatctaatgaattaaaaacaaaaaaaaattattgtgtaccttactaatatataaaacataaaataaaatatgttagaaAAAAGGCATTTTTCAAAGTTAGAGGTTAGCCCCAGACATAGTTTAACCAtgattttacctcttttttacCCGTGTGAcgcaaatataatatatagtcaATTAGCATTGGAATGTTTTCAACACATTTAAATTAAGTCGCCTTTAAAATTGTCTCTGATATATGGAATATATCAGGAATGGGAATAAAAATGTCatcatttagaaatataaacattGGCTTtttactaaagaaaataaacgctttaaaaacacttttcaaaTCTTAgacattatttacataaaaaaaattgcttatttttaacctgtaaatttattaaattgtccGGAACCACCCTCCTACTAGTTTTAAAGCCAgtgaattaaagtattaaacgaattttttttaaataaatattgtaaataaaaatgtctttattcaataaaaaactattagtttacataaattttagGTATATCAATATGTGAATCAAATATGATGATACTTTGCTCTTCTGGTGGTGGGAAACGATATCTTGCACTCCCAGCCAATCACTTCGGCATATTATGATAGATATTTTACATATGCCATATTTTCACTcgaataatgtttttatagtatttcAAGTTACATAGCTTTTTTAGTTTAACCTGTACATCAAGTGGCCGGAGTTACCCGTAGTCTGGGTTACCCGACtctgtgtgtatgtatgtatatatatatatatatatatatatatatatatatatatatatatatatatatatatatatatatatatatatatatatatatatatatatattatatatacagaGACGATTTTACGGGGATAGGGGGGAGGGTGTTTTACCCCCCTAAGAAagtgatttttaagttatagtcggttttttgACGAATTTAGTCGGTTATTCAGGTATATGACAATTCAGTCaggtaaattttagttttgaggacctttatttttttaaaggagcCAGTCGGTACTTTTTAAGCATTCACCCCACCACCCCACCCCCCATCCCTAAATTTTTTGTAGAAACGTATATATAATCtgcatgtatatacatatatatatatatatatatatatatatatatatatatatatatatataatatatatatttatatatatatatatatgtgtatatatatatatatgtgtgtgtgtatatatatatatatttatatatatatatatatatatatatatatatatatatatatatatggttcaGGTCACAGAGAAAGTACTAGAGGATATTTTTAGCCGTTTCGGAAGAGTTAAAGATGTTCGGATTGTAACCGATCGGATTACTGCTGAATGCAAAGGATACGGTTTTGTTACTTTCGATGAAAGTGACAACATTGAGAATCTTTTAGctatgaaaaatattgaagtgAATGGGAAAAAAATTCGAGTGAGAAAAGCCAATCGAAGAAGTAGCACACAGTTTGACGACGTCTCCTCTTCAACTGGAAtaagtacaatttttttaacttcaaattttattaaaataagacttTATTCATTAACTCCAGCATCAGTTATTAGATTAGAAGTTAGTAAAGTTATTTTACcatacaaaatgtttaaagtataaaacaaaaaagctaaatgatgaattcaaaataaaaaagtaaataatggaTCTGTGATTCTCGAGCTTTGATTAACACATAAGTATAGGGAAGCGTAGGAAGAAGTGAACATCCCAAAAGTTCCTATTAGAAAAGTTTCCTAATCAATGCTATCTAATGTAAATAATGaggtttttttcaaactattttgcAAACATCGTTTGGGAGAGAAAGCGTTATCTAACGTTTTCTTGaggtttaaactttttcttaacttttaattaaaaaatttttaagcattaaataataatgttagCATTAATGCTATAAGCGTTGagagctgtttttttttttttttttacaggtctatattaaatatcaaaaataaatgttttaatagcgTATTACTTTGATTGTAATTTTATTGCTGGATCCCAGTGGGTACGGTAagattttaaaacgttttttggatgcttttattaggtttaaaccccaaaaaaaagtccaaacaacgtttaaaaaacatacCGTGCCCACtggtttaaaatgaaaatatgtataataataaagcGATTTTTTTCTATGTAAGTAAAATACAAAGTGAtttcgttattttaaaaactctggatttttttttatgattatttattatttttaaataattatttttaaattttaaacaactattttcaattttaaataaaatattttatattttaaatagtccCAGTTTTTAAAACGTTCTTTGAACgtttttattaggtttaaacctaataaaaacgtctaaaaaacgttttaaaaacgctTTAAAAACGTACCGTGCCCACTGgggttatttataatttttagataattgtTTTTCCAAATTGAATAGTTGTTAAAGAAACAGGTCTGTTTAGATTCGTACTATTTTAGATAGAAGCAACTCTAAATGAGGAAGACCAAGATATATGTTTTAGTCTCATTAAATTCTCATtgatatgtttaaaattttggttagacctagatttttttaattgcttttccATTTGTCATTTTAACATGCTGTTTCCATTTCAAGTTATCTGATATCATTAAACACAATTTCGTTATTTGTTTTTGGTAAAATTGTGGTAGTGCTTTTATTGTTATCAGCCAACTCATTCATGCCTAGAGTTTTATATTCCAATATGCATAATCTTACATTTTACTATATTGAAGTTTAAAAGCAACTTTTTTGACCATCTCAAAAGATGATatagattgttttaaaatattttatgaccaaattggatttaaatttttgaaatcaatttcgTTTTAACTGCGTATAATTTAAATTGGTTAGAATGTTTACATTACAAATTACGTGTCTACGCAAAAAATgatcctaaaaaaaaaggttttaaaagcttttaagtttcaaaataaaaatacaataaatgttattaaataaaaaaatacacaaataacataaaaaacgtaaacaacatgaaataaatgaaataagtaaTGAAAGTTTGATGATCATTAAAAGCTCTGAATAGGATAAGGTTTTAGTTAATTGGGTACCAGgccttaaactttttattaccaactttaataatttttgattttgtatatgCTTCTGTATTCTTAGATATATGTTTTAGTATTCTTAGATATATGCTTTATTATTCATAGATATATGCTTCTTAGAATAGTTTagaataattagatataatatattgttgtataaaaatgttttatacaacaatatattatatctaattattttttcaaagtttaatgttttactttagaaaatgaaaaagttcTTGTAGACAACCAAATGTTGTGTATTTCAACTTCAAACGAGAAGCAAcccattttaaaagttgtttctaCAATGCCTCTTCCAAATCATTTATTTACTAGTTCAACTGTTCCTAGCGCTCCAGGTTTTCACAGTGGTCAAGGTCTTCCGGGAAGTCTTCTCTTCAACAATCTATCTGATTCTAAAGAGCAACCTACTTTTCATATAATGCAACACTTTTCAAATGAAGCTTTGGTGCAACCTACTTATGTTGTTACATCACAGCAGGTTATATCAaacgttattttttaataagaagtattaaaaaacaaaatgtttattttcttataaaattgtaaaactatCTACtgtttatgcaaatatttttaatttttaaatatatcttgatttttgcataaaatgagaaattgttttcaacaaaaaaatttcttgatttcAACCTCACCATAAATTACTTATAACTTTACAAATCTAAATTTGAAAGTAGTTTCatctcaaacaaaaaaattttaaaaactatttaaaagtaagttttacaaaatcaatatatttaccaATCTCATTATGTTTGCATGATGCTTGTGAAGCTAATTTAAGGAGTTTTGAACACCACTAAAACGCCACATTACATCACATCACATTTATACTTAGTTTCCATGatagaaaaatcaataaatctTCTACAAACATCTATGAAGCAGGAAAAGTAacttaatctttttaaaaaataagatcatGGAATTATTTAATGATTAATGAATAAAGTATTGAAACGTGATTATATACAAGCTTTAtggaaggaaaaaaaaagcagcTAATATTGTTGGAAAGTCAGCAAATAGTTTCCAAATTTGCCttctaaataaaacaatatagttTAATTGTAGAAACCGACGattaatatgatgtaaataaattGGCCTGAGTTTAGAAtggatttattttattcaatatactCATGATAAGCTAATATCTTACCTTATTTGATGCATACAACGTTTGTGTTTTTTGATAGATAATGTAGCTTgctataaaaaatcttttaaaaattgagtttattaaaactttattttaataaactcaattttttttaattttaatttggtttaaagacgtaaattttaaaaatttttgaatcttttattttttatttattttttaaatataaaattaataagtaatCACAACACAAACAAATTAGTCCACTTTGTTTGCAAGGCCGGCGCTCTATGGGTGTACAGAGTGTCACCCCCTCCCttaatcaataactttttttatcatcagTTGGTAAATTATGATCTTTTTGTACCTTCAGTCAACAAATTGAAACTTATATGTGGATTCGTTTGTCAAAATGGGACCTTATCTATCTATAGTCGGAAAATTGGAAAATTGGAcgacgttttttttttagtcggtaAATAACCTTACGTCTCTCACAAACACTTAACTAAAGAGTAATTGATTGTTCTGAAGAGTAATAGAAAATGAACTAAAAATGTTTACACATTTTTGGAGATTtagatgtcttttttttttgtgtttgaatatttagttttcatacttttttatgtataaagatgtcttatttttttacatttgaataTTTAGATGCCTTACTTTTTCCAGCAAAGACCATCAGTGTTTTCTACTTTTGATACACATTTATCCTCTGGTTATTATACTGCTTTAGGAATTCCTCAATTATCCATGATTATGccttcaaaaaatttacatgtTTTCCCACATTACAATAAATAAAGGCAATGAAAATTAccgttttttataaaagtttcctaattttatgttttatatttataataaaattttggattttttttattttggaatttatttaacatgtttttatttttataattggatttatataagtttgttttattttttatttaaaattattgaattgctattagaaaaaattatatattttacacaatatttcaattgtaaaacaatgttttttaccttaaatttttattgggCGAAAccattttttacacaaaatttctgatagaataatttttttaacaccaaatttctattagaaaaattatcttttatatcGGCTTTGTAATtcaggtaattttttaaaagtgattttcgattgaaaaacgattttttctaattaaaattttatttttaaatatacgtTTTTTTCCCTTTTGATGCTTTAGATGCTAATATGCATGAGTGTGTTTGTGTTTGAGAGAATTCGGTTTTGTGTTTGAGAACctctatattatatttataatcttatatatactattatatatccaattaaagatatatatgtatgtatatatatatatatatatatatatatatatatatatatatatatatatatatatatatatatatatatatatataaatcatataaatcttcattttttgtttgttagtatttaatattttatgagaTTTTTGATAACTTAGATATTTTTACATCTGAAACAATTGGACTTTTAATGTTGCTTACACAGTAATCATTCGACGTATTTGTTTTTCTATGTTGTTTGCAATGTAATTACTGGGCTTTCCTGatgaatttgttttatatgttcaggttgattttttcaaaaaatgttgtagttgcttattgtaaaaaaaataatatttttattttcatcaattatttttcatatttccttaaactaaaattaattaaagattatttaacaataaaattaaaacatgtaacaattgtaacaaaaaattattttttctgtgACAAATTATTCTTTGAAACTTTTAGCATATTATTATATCAGGctaaaactgtttttgaaaCGTTCTTTTGTTGTCAAGTGCTTATTTGCAAGTGAAAATTGGCTAGTGCTTATTTGCAAAACTGAACAGTTTCTTTAAAATACGTTCAAAATACGTTCAGAATACGTTCAAAATACTCTCATTTAATAGTAACaaagtcaatttttaaaaactttgatttatcCATAGATTTCTTTGTTGCATTTCAAATGGATTGAAACTCATAAAACGTCAGATTTTTAGGAGCATAAGTTTTACTAATGTGAACCTGTTTCGCAGAATGTTCGCGGTGAAGCCTGTAAAAATGTTTTCGGCACGCAAGCTGGAATATAATTGATTCCTGTGTTTGACAGAACCTATTGTTTGTGTCTGAATGTTTTTCAGTATTAGTTGCAGTTGTGTCAAATTCGAGACCCTTTACATAAGTTCTAAgcttatatttatacaaaatatttagaaagTATCATATTTGGACTTTCCAGTACCTTTTTCGTTGGCTGAATGCCAAGAAGTTTTAAATCGCCatcaatgtttaataaaacatcaaaacaatcTCTCTATCGTTTTGTACAGTTGGTAATATCAATTCCTTCAAAATCAATGTGCGATTATTTGAGTTTGAGttgaatcttttttacatattcttaATATTCagctcattttttatttgatgtttttttttttttttttttacgcttcTTATAGTAGATTCAGAAATACAGATATCTTCAGAAATCACAGGAGCGTTCTTGTTACTAAGTGGTTATTAAAGCATGCTTATAAGTATAACAACCGCTTCTGTCATGAGACATGTAAAGCAGATCTGCTTGATGGGTCCCTATTAGGATGGGTTTCATGAACTTTGGCTCTCGGTATGTAATTATCCTAGTGGATTAGCCATACTGCTTGCTTTTTAAGCTATTTACCAGCATTTTTTTCAGATACTTTTGCGGCACCTGGAAGCTTTTTAACTGTCGCTAGTCTACGCCAGTACCCTTGTGGGCTATAGCTTAACTATGAAAGGTTTCTCTCCATGAGtatttaacatcaaaattgttttattattaaacaaataaaaaaatgttttattttagtaaacatAACATATTCATAATAAAACGGAAGCTcagtttaagtaaaattaaaaccaaaattcGCATTTTTATTTCAGACGAAGGATGGTGTTCATTCCGATATAAgtgaatttttatttgcatttgaGAAAAAATTCGTTTATATCGGAATAATTTACCGCAGCTCTGGTAAAGCGGTTCCATGAGTCGCCAATGCTATGTAATAACTCAATAATATCACGCTGGCCTCTAACATAAGAACAGTTTTATTCAGGCACAATCTtcatctaaaatatatttaacagtTTCGAGGCTGTCCCTACATGCAGCTGTTTTAAATGCTCTAATCTGCCAATCAGTGTTATCCCTCTGCCATGACGGGCATCGTCTATATCAATATTGAACCTCAGTACTTATTTGCATCTCACAGTGCTTGTGCCTAATAGCCTAAATATGAAAATCTTATGTACCAAAGTATATAATGTCTGTCAAACATCCACTTGATAACATCAAGCTGACCGTCTTTGCAAGCATAGCGGATTTTATAAGATCAATGCCCGACATCGGTAATATGACTATGAGTTGTGCTAAGGCTGAGAGTAGATCCCATTTTTATGTTaccactaatttttttttaaatttaactctCGTTAGTCAGCATTATATTATTGAAGGAATActttttgtaagaaaaaaatagcTCAAGCCGTCATAGCTCATTGTTTCCACAACATCGTTGAG
This window harbors:
- the LOC124808504 gene encoding DAZ protein 1-like isoform X2; this encodes MECREMKRVSYESASYPELFCIIASENNEEVRNKCFLGGVPATVTEKVLEDIFSRFGRVKDVRIVTDRITAECKGYGFVTFDESDNIENLLAMKNIEVNGKKIRVRKANRRSSTQFDDVSSSTGIKNEKVLVDNQMLCISTSNEKQPILKVVSTMPLPNHLFTSSTVPSAPGFHSGQGLPGSLLFNNLSDSKEQPTFHIMQHFSNEALVQPTYVVTSQQMPYFFQQRPSVFSTFDTHLSSGYYTALGIPQLSMIMPSKNLHVFPHYNK